A region from the Dermacentor andersoni chromosome 11, qqDerAnde1_hic_scaffold, whole genome shotgun sequence genome encodes:
- the LOC126539041 gene encoding target of EGR1 protein 1-like — MSELKSVPVVDVTKDNIADIWPSLVLAVKTSLFVAIDLELSGIGKRKDINAKSVEDRYIAMSRVADTRAIISMGLSCFRQDARSAETGPLRFTVQTFNILILCQDNYIVEPSSLQFLISHGFDFNRQYSLGVSYYRGNDRPNHPEDNAHSLRKLFSMLVVHQKPIVLHNGFMDAVFLYHSLYLALPPSLQTFLADLNDLFPGRVYDTKYIAEAKASLPASYLEYVFRNRQRDNACKEAKGRQFVSIQFLQYNQEYSIDHGDCALRQEPAKMSADICKNFARYGWCGKGDQCCASHNVDDILDAQASKRRRRNRVKGSSPRDPTNASDSEHSTIDLTAMEEDEADIDSPEEVSNRERKFTTGLHRAGFDAFMTGYAFATFVLSYAKHRPSGNLDAEELGLNELVNRLCLSGKTVPLLIRESNFTKHSAKHVEKFKALFGDK, encoded by the exons ATGAGCGAATTAAAGAGCGTTCCCGTCGTGGACGTTACGAAAGACAACATCGCCGATATATGGCCTTCCTTAGTTCTCGCCGTGAAGACATCCCTCTTTGTAGCTATAGATCTG GAACTTAGCGGCATTGGAAAGAGAAAAGATATCAATGCCAA GTCTGTGGAAGATCGGTACATTGCAATGTCCCGTGTAGCTGACACGAGAGCCATCATATCCATGGGACTTTCGTGTTTTCGGCAAGATGCCAGGTCGGCGGAAACTGGCCCACTTAG ATTCACCGTTCAGACATTCAACATACTTATTCTCTGTCAAGATAATTACATCGTGGAGCCCTCGTCGTTGCAGTTTCTCATCAGTCATGGCTTTGACTTCAACCGACAATACTCCCTCGGCGTTTCCTACTACCGAGGCAATGATCGC CCCAACCATCCAGAGGACAACGCGCATTCCCTCCGCAAGCTATTCTCAATGCTGGTCGTGCATCAGAAGCCCATTGTCCTGCACAATGGTTTCATGGACGCGGTTTTCCTGTACCATAGCTTGTACCTGGCATTGCCTCCGTCTCTGCAGACATTCTTAGCCGACCTGAACGACTTGTTCCCCGGTCGTGTGTACGACACAAAGTACATTGCAGAAGCCAAGGCTTCTCTGCCAGCGTCGTACCTGGAGTACGTCTTCCGCAATAG GCAAAGAGATAATGCTTGCAAGGAGGCAAAGGGCCGACAGTTCGTCAGCATCCAGTTTCTTCAGTATAACCAGGAATACTCAATTGACCACGGGGATTGTGCACTGAGGCAGGAGCCGGCGAAGATGTCTGCAGACATCTGCAAAAATTTCGCT CGGTATGGCTGGTGCGGCAAGGGCGACCAATGCTGCGCCTCGCACAACGTTGACGACATCCTTGACGCCCAAGCATCCAAACGTCGCAGACGTAACAGAGTTAAAGGGTCATCGCCCCGTGATCCCACCAATGCTTCCGACTCGGAGCACTCGACCATAGACCTGACAGCCATGGAAGAGGACGAGGCCGATATCGACTCTCCTGAAGAAGTCTCAAACAGAGAGCGCAAATTCACAACAGGGCTACACAGGGCGGGCTTTGACGCATTCATGACTGGATACGCCTTCGCAACGTTTGTGCTGTCATACGCAAAGCATCGTCCCTCAGGCAATCTTGACGCAGAAGAGTTGGGCCTCAACGAGCTAGTCAACAGGCTGTGTCTCAGTGGGAAGACGGTACCCTTGCTCATAAGAGAATCAAACTTTACCAAGCACAGTGCTAAACATGTCGAAAAGTTTAAGGCTCTCTTTGGTGATAAGTAG
- the LOC126539038 gene encoding sphingomyelin synthase-related protein 1-like codes for MALGSLPLRTSYRRLALLVLCVVAGPQGVQVNLPAPCIAGEAKRQVVRCVDDGRATSLPLWPSLRTSNQRQRGRRVAMAADKPVQEWTVGEVGEWLHDVGLGRYEATFGEHLIDGRALLTISESDLRKPPLEIRLLGDIKNLMICIRELQWQNVAAVRQLLGPGELVPASTAAQTMSRRNSTRKRRGSSDGTAPSTDVSFEYDDDENTDDGYSVGTAAANGGACKQRRFKPEIWKTVVGMLYFLAVTWITAIVMVIVHDRVPDMQTYPPLPDIFLDNVPHIPWAFAMCEFTGLVLFIVWVCILVCHRHRFILLRRMFSLFGSVFLLRCITMLITSLSVPGKHLQCKARHVGDFSEKISQAFVIWQGGGMLIQGVRTCGDYMFSGHTTVLTLLNFFITEYTPRSYYFLHTTSWVLNLFGIFFILAAHEHYSIDVFIAFYISTRLFLYYHTLANNRALMQMDSKRTRIWFPLFYFFESGVDGIVPNEYDTPFSLLKWFKRKAANIAVKFKFIKTL; via the coding sequence ATGGCCCTCGGCTCACTTCCGCTTCGTACCTCGTACCGCCGCTTGGCGTTGTTAGTGTTGTGTGTTGTTGCGGGGCCGCAAGGCGTGCAGGTAAACTTGCCAGCTCCCTGCATCGCAGGTGAAGCGAAGCGACAAGTCGTGCGATGCGTCGACGACGGACGGGCGACGTCGCTACCGCTCTGGCCCAGCCTTCGCACCTCTAACCAACGACAGCGCGGGCGACGAGTCGCGATGGCGGCGGACAAGCCAGTACAAGAGTGGACGGTAGGCGAGGTTGGCGAGTGGCTTCACGACGTTGGCTTGGGCAGGTACGAAGCGACTTTCGGCGAGCACCTGATTGACGGGCGCGCTCTGTTGACCATCTCGGAGTCAGACCTGCGGAAGCCGCCGCTCGAGATTCGGCTTCTGGGGGACATCAAGAACTTGATGATCTGCATCCGAGAGCTGCAATGGCAGAACGTGGCCGCTGTCAGGCAGCTGCTGGGACCCGGCGAGCTGGTGCCCGCGTCGACGGCCGCGCAGACCATGAGCCGCCGAAATTCGACGCGCAAGAGGCGCGGTTCCTCGGACGGCACAGCGCCGTCGACCGACGTTTCCTTCGAGTACGACGACGACGAGAACACCGACGATGGCTACTCCGTCGGGACGGCCGCTGCGAACGGCGGCGCCTGCAAGCAGCGCCGTTTCAAGCCCGAGATCTGGAAGACGGTGGTGGGCATGCTCTACTTCCTCGCCGTCACCTGGATCACCGCCATCGTGATGGTCATTGTGCACGACCGGGTGCCCGACATGCAGACGTACCCGCCGCTTCCCGACATCTTCCTCGACAACGTGCCGCACATTCCCTGGGCCTTCGCCATGTGCGAGTTCACGGGCCTCGTCCTCTTCATCGTGTGGGTGTGCATCCTCGTATGCCACCGGCACCGCTTCATCCTCCTCCGGCGCATGTTCTCCCTGTTCGGGTCCGTGTTCCTGCTGCGCTGCATCACAATGCTCATCACCTCCCTCTCGGTGCCGGGAAAGCACCTCCAGTGCAAGGCCCGCCACGTCGGCGACTTCTCGGAGAAGATAAGCCAGGCCTTCGTCATATGGCAAGGAGGCGGCATGCTGATCCAAGGAGTGCGCACCTGCGGGGACTACATGTTCAGCGGACACACGACTGTGCTCACGCTTCTCAATTTCTTCATCACTGAGTACACGCCGCGCTCCTATTACTTCCTGCACACGACTTCCTGGGTACTCAATCTCTTCGGCATCTTCTTCATCCTGGCGGCGCATGAACACTACTCCATAGACGTGTTCATCGCCTTCTACATTTCCACCAGGCTCTTCCTGTATTACCACACCCTGGCGAACAATAGGGCGCTGATGCAGATGGACAGCAAGCGGACGCGAATATGGTTTCCACTTTTCTACTTTTTTGAGTCCGGTGTGGACGGCATTGTCCCCAACGAATATGACACGCCTTTTAGTTTGCTAAAGTGGTTCAAGCGCAAGGCAGCCAACATTGCTGTCAAGTTCAAATTCATCAAGACACTTTAG